CAGGTGCTGGAAAGTATGACCCCGCCTTTGCCAGAAGACTTACGCTATGTGGCGGATATCAGTGGTATGCCAGGTTTAATAGCTAAATTTGTGGCTATTCCCCAGTTGCAGCAGTTGCCTTTCAGTATTGTGCTTGATCGTGACGGAGCGTTAACGGCGTCATTACCAGCCCAGGAAGATAAAGCGACCTTGATTCAGCTGCGCGGTATGACAGTGGAAGCTGTGCATTATTTCGATTCAGTTGAAAGTTTACAGCAGCATCTTGCTGAATAAAGAATAAAACAGGGCGCCGATGGCGCCCTGTTTAGTTATTTGGTATGGGTTTGCAATATTTCGAACATGGCATCTTTCAAAGCCAATTTTTCCTGTTTCATTGCATGCAGTTCATCGGGGTAATCGGCAGGCCGCCTTTCCAGATCCGTGATTTGTTTGTCCAGATTGTTATGTTTTTCAAACAGGCTATGGAAATGCGTATCAGTGGTTTTCAGTTGGGAAATCAGATCCCGATATTCTGGAAACATTGGCTTTCTCCTTTGCTAGTGAACTGTTTCTACATTATCGTGCTATACCGTAAGTTTTTGTGATCTAGATCACTTCATTGGTTGTGTGATGGTTAATTAGCTTTTACTTAGTTGTTTGTTCTGACTGCTGTTCAGGGCGATTTCTCGGGCTCGTGACAGTTTTGATTTTAGCGTTCCATGCTAGTTTTGCTGTCACAATTGATGCATTATTCAAATCATTTCTGATAAACCTCGGCGTCGAATAGCTGATAACGTGTCAGTTATCCTGTTGTTTTTGTGATGCTGACAATGTCTTTTGTAACCATTGTCAGCTAAATTGATACAAATTAACGACTTTTACACTTATTTTGAAAGGGGTTTTCACCATGTCTGATGTATTTCACTTGGGTTTGACCAAAGAGATGCTTAATGGCGCAACATTAGCGATTGTTCCAGGTGATCCTGAGCGAGTTAAGCGCATCGCGAATCTGATGGATAACCCGACTTTTTTAGCCAGTCTGCGGGAGTACACCAGCTACCTTGCTTATCTGGATGGTAAGCCAGTTGTTATTTGCTCTACAGGGATTGGTGGCCCTTCTACTTCAATTGCGGTGGAAGAGTTGGCACAACTGGGGATCAACACCTTCTTACGCGTGGGTACCACAGGTGCGATTCAACCCCATGTTAATGTTGGGGATGTGATTGTGACTCAGGCCTCCGTGCGTTTAGATGGTGCCAGTTTGCATTTCGCGCCATTAGAATTCCCAGCGGTATCTAACTTTGAATGTACCACTGCTATGGTTGCCGCCAGTCGTGAGGCCGGTATTGAGCCTCATATCGGGGTAACGGCATCATCAGATACCTTCTATCCTGGTCAAGAGCGTTATGACACGGTTTCTGGTCGAGTAACCCGCCGTTTTGCCGGCTCAATGAAAGAGTGGCAAGAGATGGGGGTATTGAACTACGAGATGGAGTCTTCCACTCTGTTCACCATGT
This region of Shewanella sp. NFH-SH190041 genomic DNA includes:
- a CDS encoding YdcH family protein — encoded protein: MFPEYRDLISQLKTTDTHFHSLFEKHNNLDKQITDLERRPADYPDELHAMKQEKLALKDAMFEILQTHTK
- the udp gene encoding uridine phosphorylase, whose translation is MSDVFHLGLTKEMLNGATLAIVPGDPERVKRIANLMDNPTFLASLREYTSYLAYLDGKPVVICSTGIGGPSTSIAVEELAQLGINTFLRVGTTGAIQPHVNVGDVIVTQASVRLDGASLHFAPLEFPAVSNFECTTAMVAASREAGIEPHIGVTASSDTFYPGQERYDTVSGRVTRRFAGSMKEWQEMGVLNYEMESSTLFTMCATQGWRAGCVAGVIVNRTQQEIPDETTMKKTETSAVSIVIAAARKLLA